The Marinobacter subterrani genome has a segment encoding these proteins:
- the cadR gene encoding Cd(II)/Pb(II)-responsive transcriptional regulator: protein MKIGELARITGVPSETIRYYEKIGLLPEPDRDSSGYRSYHPGHLERLLFIKRCRNLDMAQDEIRELIRLADQPEADCRGVDALLANHLNHVRERLKELESLEHTLVQLQKACSENGTVRECGILGGLSSELESLETEDRHNHVPGTHGPGQS, encoded by the coding sequence TTGAAAATCGGCGAACTGGCACGCATCACAGGCGTGCCATCAGAAACCATCCGCTACTACGAAAAAATCGGGCTTTTGCCGGAACCGGACCGGGACAGCAGCGGCTACCGCTCTTACCACCCCGGCCATCTGGAGCGGCTGCTGTTCATCAAACGCTGCCGCAACCTGGATATGGCCCAGGACGAAATCCGCGAACTGATCCGGCTGGCCGATCAGCCGGAGGCGGATTGCCGTGGTGTGGATGCGCTGCTTGCAAACCACCTGAACCATGTCCGGGAACGCCTGAAGGAGCTGGAGAGCCTTGAACACACTCTGGTGCAGCTGCAGAAGGCCTGCTCCGAGAACGGCACGGTCCGGGAGTGCGGCATTCTTGGCGGGCTCAGTTCAGAACTCGAAAGCCTGGAAACTGAGGACCGGCACAATCATGTGCCTGGCACCCACGGCCCCGGTCAGAGCTGA
- a CDS encoding cytochrome c oxidase assembly protein gives MTLLDYLKPYDFSPLTLLSFMLALAFYGIGLLRMPEEDRPGPVRIVAFVLGVMICYGVMQTRFDYYSQYMFFVHRGQHLILHHLGPILIALSNPLPVMRFWYRKMSPGLKSGLRPLGWVYRFLQHPLIASVLFVGLIYFWLWPPIHFDAMLSRNLYWVMNWSMLVDGMLFWWLIFDPRPPAITSSLGYGKRILLLALVAIPQMILGAMIVFARDMVYDVYEVCGRAWPMAPETDQLLGGLLTWIPPAMMSILGILIILRRAMHEDGSITRRSSQMRETMP, from the coding sequence ATGACACTGCTTGATTACCTGAAGCCTTACGATTTCTCACCGTTGACGTTGCTGAGCTTCATGCTCGCACTGGCGTTCTACGGCATCGGGCTGTTACGGATGCCTGAGGAGGACAGACCCGGGCCGGTCAGAATCGTTGCTTTCGTTCTCGGCGTTATGATCTGTTACGGGGTGATGCAGACCCGCTTTGACTACTACTCCCAGTACATGTTTTTCGTCCATCGCGGCCAACACCTGATACTGCATCATCTCGGGCCGATCCTGATTGCCCTGTCCAACCCATTGCCGGTCATGCGGTTCTGGTACCGAAAAATGAGTCCTGGCCTGAAAAGCGGGCTGCGGCCCCTGGGGTGGGTGTATCGATTTCTTCAACACCCCCTGATCGCCTCCGTACTGTTTGTCGGGCTGATCTATTTCTGGTTATGGCCGCCCATTCATTTTGATGCCATGCTCAGCCGAAACCTTTACTGGGTCATGAACTGGAGCATGCTGGTTGACGGGATGCTGTTCTGGTGGTTGATTTTTGATCCCCGCCCACCGGCCATCACCTCGTCGCTGGGATACGGCAAGCGCATCCTGCTCCTGGCGCTGGTGGCGATACCGCAGATGATACTCGGCGCCATGATCGTGTTTGCCAGGGATATGGTCTACGACGTTTACGAGGTCTGTGGCCGGGCCTGGCCCATGGCACCGGAAACCGACCAACTGCTGGGCGGCCTGCTTACCTGGATTCCGCCAGCAATGATGAGCATCCTGGGCATCCTGATTATCCTGAGACGCGCCATGCATGAAGATGGAAGTATCACCCGCCGTTCCAGCCAGATGAGGGAGACCATGCCATGA
- a CDS encoding cation diffusion facilitator family transporter: protein MHSHDHGHDHSHHFDTHHRSFAIAVLLNTLFVVIEAVYGLLSGSLALLADAGHNLSDVLGLIMAWAASWLASRAATHSKTYGLKKTTILAALFNALILIAAVGGITWEAIQRLTDPADVAGLTVMVVAGIGVLVNGATMMLFIKGQEGDINIRGAFLHMAADTAVSVGVVISGIVLMYTSLDWIDPVVSLVIAAVIFLGTWQLLKDSVNLAVDAVPRGIDPAAVRQRLEGLPGVRSAHHLHIWALSTTENALTVHLVKPDPQGDDRVINDASELLAKEFNIQHTTIQWERDDCECPNASYC from the coding sequence ATGCACAGTCACGACCATGGCCATGATCACAGCCATCACTTCGACACCCATCACCGGTCCTTTGCCATCGCGGTGCTGCTTAACACGCTGTTTGTGGTGATTGAAGCGGTGTATGGCCTGTTGTCAGGCTCCCTGGCTCTACTGGCTGACGCCGGCCATAACCTCAGCGATGTCCTCGGGTTGATCATGGCCTGGGCGGCCAGTTGGCTGGCCAGCCGGGCCGCAACCCACAGCAAGACCTACGGTCTGAAAAAGACCACCATCCTTGCGGCCCTGTTCAACGCCCTCATTCTTATCGCCGCGGTGGGCGGGATTACCTGGGAAGCCATCCAGCGCCTGACAGACCCCGCCGATGTTGCAGGGCTGACCGTGATGGTGGTTGCCGGCATCGGCGTTCTTGTCAACGGAGCCACCATGATGCTGTTTATAAAAGGGCAGGAAGGCGACATCAATATCCGGGGCGCCTTCCTGCACATGGCCGCCGATACCGCGGTATCGGTGGGCGTGGTGATCTCGGGCATCGTTTTGATGTACACCAGCCTGGACTGGATAGACCCGGTGGTCAGCCTGGTCATTGCGGCGGTAATCTTCCTGGGCACCTGGCAGTTGCTGAAGGACTCGGTCAACCTGGCGGTCGATGCGGTACCCAGGGGAATCGATCCCGCTGCGGTCCGCCAACGCCTGGAAGGGCTGCCCGGGGTGCGCTCGGCCCATCATCTGCACATCTGGGCCCTGAGCACCACCGAGAACGCCCTCACCGTCCACCTGGTGAAGCCGGATCCCCAAGGCGATGACCGCGTCATCAACGATGCGTCGGAGCTGCTGGCAAAAGAATTCAACATCCAGCATACGACCATTCAATGGGAGCGGGATGATTGCGAATGCCCGAACGCCAGCTACTGTTAA
- a CDS encoding SCO family protein, with amino-acid sequence MSNSPFRTPARKLRLFTLILTTLLLGGCSGGNESWNGKDISGLMPTLAFELTDSQGRTVTAAQFDGKVRLLFFGFTSCPDVCPTTLQKLNQATKGLPEGLEDDVLTLFVSVDPERDSPERLASYVSFFGDGIVGLTGTEPQLRELAKRYRTTFGYEEPDNSGNYAVSHSSAVYVFDREGKARLLIRPDLGVKAIRQDLIALAGAETE; translated from the coding sequence ATGAGTAACAGCCCCTTCCGGACACCGGCCCGTAAGTTGCGGCTGTTCACCCTGATTCTGACCACATTGTTGCTCGGTGGCTGCTCGGGCGGCAATGAGAGCTGGAACGGCAAGGACATCAGTGGCCTGATGCCCACCCTGGCGTTTGAATTAACAGACAGCCAGGGCCGGACGGTGACGGCGGCGCAGTTTGACGGCAAGGTAAGGCTGCTGTTTTTCGGTTTCACTTCATGCCCGGACGTCTGCCCTACCACGCTGCAAAAACTGAATCAGGCCACCAAAGGTCTCCCTGAGGGACTTGAGGACGACGTCCTGACCCTGTTCGTCAGCGTTGATCCGGAGCGGGATTCCCCGGAACGCCTGGCGTCCTATGTCAGCTTTTTTGGTGACGGGATCGTCGGGCTTACCGGCACGGAACCTCAGCTTCGCGAACTGGCCAAACGCTATCGAACCACTTTCGGTTATGAGGAACCGGACAACAGTGGCAACTATGCGGTTTCTCACAGCAGTGCGGTTTACGTTTTTGACCGTGAAGGCAAGGCGCGGCTGCTGATCCGTCCGGACCTTGGCGTAAAAGCCATTCGCCAGGACCTGATCGCCCTCGCCGGAGCGGAGACGGAATGA